From a region of the Solanum stenotomum isolate F172 chromosome 2, ASM1918654v1, whole genome shotgun sequence genome:
- the LOC125855567 gene encoding uncharacterized protein LOC125855567 isoform X1, which yields MNNIEMGCSRSDDNDEIHPNVSVRKRFKFPKKFFDECNGVDHASVPRKVRSVIKKRIRKLISPPLPISKKANRMSDGAETLRKYGNKSKLNLTHCGSSRCIKEELDGPITKDEEEVAETLYALAGMIPDVDTLSESKINSQLPEVKSLDLPEPEASVIASGVVTTEQDIRTNSSQFSAEALKQFPDIAVSAGEAAKSKSFHDASPCDTFINTEQLEISSQQVVAYQANQQNTHKEKRNNGSLLWPGLSAAGSSCSDILDSSPQFPIGKFPVWIGSTGSDLQAQTTKSCLPTMKDSQVPLDLRKSFKRCAAHVYISRLTKGIQTSMRGDTVSSHPSQSSSPDGVKQEPPIIQNSPTVKVNDMHGIVSTGNVASTAEKNPTEVRNAILLHQRLLQDQQQASTTSGFNSLAKQNADFLSLAAESYVIKGTNGATIAGHNLEMPVTSQKHPALHFLLPQNGYSSAPYRYNPATAATQQLQVLLPPYLGGASFCPSREATMALPRQMSQQNELQNAHFAAQYKFGGGSTSQMRDWQNAGRPMPIFVPSQAQLAASSSSMEALSSKYVPPLLNEQELMSISTSRATSRIRGQYYSFPSGLEGSGNGLYPNSVPSLQLLCNDRR from the exons ATGAACAACATTGAAATGGGTTGTTCAAGGTCTGATGATAACGATGAGATTCATCCCAATGTTTCTGTTCGGAAGCGATTTAAGTTTCCCAAAAAG TTTTTTGATGAGTGTAATGGAGTAGATCATGCTTCTGTTCCTCGGAAAGTTCGTTCAG TTATCAAGAAGAGAATTCGCAAGCTCATCTCTCCACCTTTGCCGATTTCCAAAAAGGCAAATCGCATGTCAGATGGAGCTGAAACACTAAGGAAATATGGCAACAAGTCTAAGCTTAATTTG ACTCATTGTGGTTCAAGTCGGTGTATAAAGGAGGAGCTTGATGGTCCAATCACCAAAGATGAAGAGGAAGTGGCAGAAACCTTGTATGCTTTGGCTGGTATGATCCCAGACGTTGACACCTTGAGCGAAAGCAAAATAAATAGTCAACTTCCGGAAGTGAAATCTTTGGACTTACCGGAACCTGAGGCTTCTGTTATTGCAAGTGGAG TTGTAACAACAGAGCAGGACATAAGGACAAACAGCTCCCAATTCAGTGCTGAAGCTTTGAAGCAGTTTCCAGACATAGCTGTTTCTGCTGGAGAAGCTGccaaatcaaaatcatttcatgatgcTTCCCCATGTGATACATTCATCAACACAGAGCAGCTCGAAATTTCATCGCAACAA GTTGTTGCTTATCAAGCCAACCAACAAAACACACACAAGGAGAAGAGGAATAATG GTTCATTGTTGTGGCCAGGCTTGTCTGCAGCAGGGTCATCTTGTTCCGACATACTTGATTCTTCACCACA GTTTCCAATTGGCAAATTTCCTGTCTGGATTGGAAGCACTGGCTCTGATCTTCAAGCTCAAACTACAAAATCTTGTCTCCCAACCATGAAG GATTCTCAAGTTCCACTTGATTTGAGGAAGTCATTTAAGAGGTGTGCTGCTCATGTTTATATAAGTCGGCTGACTAAAGGCATACAGACTTCGATGAGAGGTGACACAGTCTCCTCACATCCTTCTCAGTCTTCATCACCTGATGGAGTGAAGCAAGAGCCTCCTATAATTCAGAACAGCCCAACTGTAAAGGTGAATGATATGCATGGAATTGTTTCTACTGGGAACGTTGCCTCTACTGCTGAGAAGAATCCAACTGAAGTTAGAAATGCAATCCTTTTGCACCAAAGACTCCTCCAAGATCAGCAACAGGCTTCTACTACATCTGGGTTCAATTCTTTAGCAAAGCAG AACGCAGATTTCCTTTCATTGGCAGCTGAAAGTTATGTGATCAAAGGCACTAATGGTGCTACTATTGCTGGTCATAACCTTGAAATGCCTGTAACCTCACAGAAACATCCCGCCCTGCATTTCTTGCTTCCCCAGAATGGTTATTCATCTGCACCTTATCGTTACAATCCTGCAACAGCAGCAACTCAGCAG TTGCAGGTTCTGCTGCCTCCATATCTTGGAGGTGCGTCATTTTGTCCGTCAAGAGAAGCTACTATGGCCTTACCAAGACAAATGTCGCAGCAGAATGAACTACAAAATGCCCATTTCGCTGCTCAGTACAAGTTTGGTGGAGGCTCTACCTCACAAATGCGAGACTGGCAAAATGCAGGGCGACCAATGCCTATCTTTGTGCCTTCTCAAGCTCAATTGGCagcttcttcttcctccatgGAAGCACTTTCTTCCAAGTATGTTCCACCCTTGTTGAACGAGCAGGAGCTAATGTCCATTTCTACTTCACGAGCTACTTCAAGGATCAGAGGACAATATTACAGTTTCCCTTCTGGCTTGGAAGGAAGCGGAAATGGACTCTACCCCAATAGTGTCCCTTCATTGCAGCTTCTTTGCAATGATCGTCGTTAA
- the LOC125855567 gene encoding uncharacterized protein LOC125855567 isoform X3 — MNNIEMGCSRSDDNDEIHPNVSVRKRFKFPKKFFDECNGVDHASVPRKVRSVIKKRIRKLISPPLPISKKANRMSDGAETLRKYGNKSKLNLTHCGSSRCIKEELDGPITKDEEEVAETLYALAGMIPDVDTLSESKINSQLPEVKSLDLPEPEASVIASGEQDIRTNSSQFSAEALKQFPDIAVSAGEAAKSKSFHDASPCDTFINTEQLEISSQQVVAYQANQQNTHKEKRNNGSLLWPGLSAAGSSCSDILDSSPQFPIGKFPVWIGSTGSDLQAQTTKSCLPTMKDSQVPLDLRKSFKRCAAHVYISRLTKGIQTSMRGDTVSSHPSQSSSPDGVKQEPPIIQNSPTVKVNDMHGIVSTGNVASTAEKNPTEVRNAILLHQRLLQDQQQASTTSGFNSLAKQNADFLSLAAESYVIKGTNGATIAGHNLEMPVTSQKHPALHFLLPQNGYSSAPYRYNPATAATQQLQVLLPPYLGGASFCPSREATMALPRQMSQQNELQNAHFAAQYKFGGGSTSQMRDWQNAGRPMPIFVPSQAQLAASSSSMEALSSKYVPPLLNEQELMSISTSRATSRIRGQYYSFPSGLEGSGNGLYPNSVPSLQLLCNDRR; from the exons ATGAACAACATTGAAATGGGTTGTTCAAGGTCTGATGATAACGATGAGATTCATCCCAATGTTTCTGTTCGGAAGCGATTTAAGTTTCCCAAAAAG TTTTTTGATGAGTGTAATGGAGTAGATCATGCTTCTGTTCCTCGGAAAGTTCGTTCAG TTATCAAGAAGAGAATTCGCAAGCTCATCTCTCCACCTTTGCCGATTTCCAAAAAGGCAAATCGCATGTCAGATGGAGCTGAAACACTAAGGAAATATGGCAACAAGTCTAAGCTTAATTTG ACTCATTGTGGTTCAAGTCGGTGTATAAAGGAGGAGCTTGATGGTCCAATCACCAAAGATGAAGAGGAAGTGGCAGAAACCTTGTATGCTTTGGCTGGTATGATCCCAGACGTTGACACCTTGAGCGAAAGCAAAATAAATAGTCAACTTCCGGAAGTGAAATCTTTGGACTTACCGGAACCTGAGGCTTCTGTTATTGCAAGTGGAG AGCAGGACATAAGGACAAACAGCTCCCAATTCAGTGCTGAAGCTTTGAAGCAGTTTCCAGACATAGCTGTTTCTGCTGGAGAAGCTGccaaatcaaaatcatttcatgatgcTTCCCCATGTGATACATTCATCAACACAGAGCAGCTCGAAATTTCATCGCAACAA GTTGTTGCTTATCAAGCCAACCAACAAAACACACACAAGGAGAAGAGGAATAATG GTTCATTGTTGTGGCCAGGCTTGTCTGCAGCAGGGTCATCTTGTTCCGACATACTTGATTCTTCACCACA GTTTCCAATTGGCAAATTTCCTGTCTGGATTGGAAGCACTGGCTCTGATCTTCAAGCTCAAACTACAAAATCTTGTCTCCCAACCATGAAG GATTCTCAAGTTCCACTTGATTTGAGGAAGTCATTTAAGAGGTGTGCTGCTCATGTTTATATAAGTCGGCTGACTAAAGGCATACAGACTTCGATGAGAGGTGACACAGTCTCCTCACATCCTTCTCAGTCTTCATCACCTGATGGAGTGAAGCAAGAGCCTCCTATAATTCAGAACAGCCCAACTGTAAAGGTGAATGATATGCATGGAATTGTTTCTACTGGGAACGTTGCCTCTACTGCTGAGAAGAATCCAACTGAAGTTAGAAATGCAATCCTTTTGCACCAAAGACTCCTCCAAGATCAGCAACAGGCTTCTACTACATCTGGGTTCAATTCTTTAGCAAAGCAG AACGCAGATTTCCTTTCATTGGCAGCTGAAAGTTATGTGATCAAAGGCACTAATGGTGCTACTATTGCTGGTCATAACCTTGAAATGCCTGTAACCTCACAGAAACATCCCGCCCTGCATTTCTTGCTTCCCCAGAATGGTTATTCATCTGCACCTTATCGTTACAATCCTGCAACAGCAGCAACTCAGCAG TTGCAGGTTCTGCTGCCTCCATATCTTGGAGGTGCGTCATTTTGTCCGTCAAGAGAAGCTACTATGGCCTTACCAAGACAAATGTCGCAGCAGAATGAACTACAAAATGCCCATTTCGCTGCTCAGTACAAGTTTGGTGGAGGCTCTACCTCACAAATGCGAGACTGGCAAAATGCAGGGCGACCAATGCCTATCTTTGTGCCTTCTCAAGCTCAATTGGCagcttcttcttcctccatgGAAGCACTTTCTTCCAAGTATGTTCCACCCTTGTTGAACGAGCAGGAGCTAATGTCCATTTCTACTTCACGAGCTACTTCAAGGATCAGAGGACAATATTACAGTTTCCCTTCTGGCTTGGAAGGAAGCGGAAATGGACTCTACCCCAATAGTGTCCCTTCATTGCAGCTTCTTTGCAATGATCGTCGTTAA
- the LOC125855567 gene encoding uncharacterized protein LOC125855567 isoform X2: protein MNNIEMGCSRSDDNDEIHPNVSVRKRFKFPKKFFDECNGVDHASVPRKVRSVIKKRIRKLISPPLPISKKANRMSDGAETLRKYGNKSKLNLTHCGSSRCIKEELDGPITKDEEEVAETLYALAGMIPDVDTLSESKINSQLPEVKSLDLPEPEASVIASGVVTTEQDIRTNSSQFSAEALKQFPDIAVSAGEAAKSKSFHDASPCDTFINTEQLEISSQQVVAYQANQQNTHKEKRNNGSLLWPGLSAAGSSCSDILDSSPQFPIGKFPVWIGSTGSDLQAQTTKSCLPTMKDSQVPLDLRKSFKRCAAHVYISRLTKGIQTSMRGDTVSSHPSQSSSPDGVKQEPPIIQNSPTVKVNDMHGIVSTGNVASTAEKNPTEVRNAILLHQRLLQDQQQASTTSGFNSLAKQNADFLSLAAESYVIKGTNGATIAGHNLEMPVTSQKHPALHFLLPQNGYSSAPYRYNPATAATQQVLLPPYLGGASFCPSREATMALPRQMSQQNELQNAHFAAQYKFGGGSTSQMRDWQNAGRPMPIFVPSQAQLAASSSSMEALSSKYVPPLLNEQELMSISTSRATSRIRGQYYSFPSGLEGSGNGLYPNSVPSLQLLCNDRR, encoded by the exons ATGAACAACATTGAAATGGGTTGTTCAAGGTCTGATGATAACGATGAGATTCATCCCAATGTTTCTGTTCGGAAGCGATTTAAGTTTCCCAAAAAG TTTTTTGATGAGTGTAATGGAGTAGATCATGCTTCTGTTCCTCGGAAAGTTCGTTCAG TTATCAAGAAGAGAATTCGCAAGCTCATCTCTCCACCTTTGCCGATTTCCAAAAAGGCAAATCGCATGTCAGATGGAGCTGAAACACTAAGGAAATATGGCAACAAGTCTAAGCTTAATTTG ACTCATTGTGGTTCAAGTCGGTGTATAAAGGAGGAGCTTGATGGTCCAATCACCAAAGATGAAGAGGAAGTGGCAGAAACCTTGTATGCTTTGGCTGGTATGATCCCAGACGTTGACACCTTGAGCGAAAGCAAAATAAATAGTCAACTTCCGGAAGTGAAATCTTTGGACTTACCGGAACCTGAGGCTTCTGTTATTGCAAGTGGAG TTGTAACAACAGAGCAGGACATAAGGACAAACAGCTCCCAATTCAGTGCTGAAGCTTTGAAGCAGTTTCCAGACATAGCTGTTTCTGCTGGAGAAGCTGccaaatcaaaatcatttcatgatgcTTCCCCATGTGATACATTCATCAACACAGAGCAGCTCGAAATTTCATCGCAACAA GTTGTTGCTTATCAAGCCAACCAACAAAACACACACAAGGAGAAGAGGAATAATG GTTCATTGTTGTGGCCAGGCTTGTCTGCAGCAGGGTCATCTTGTTCCGACATACTTGATTCTTCACCACA GTTTCCAATTGGCAAATTTCCTGTCTGGATTGGAAGCACTGGCTCTGATCTTCAAGCTCAAACTACAAAATCTTGTCTCCCAACCATGAAG GATTCTCAAGTTCCACTTGATTTGAGGAAGTCATTTAAGAGGTGTGCTGCTCATGTTTATATAAGTCGGCTGACTAAAGGCATACAGACTTCGATGAGAGGTGACACAGTCTCCTCACATCCTTCTCAGTCTTCATCACCTGATGGAGTGAAGCAAGAGCCTCCTATAATTCAGAACAGCCCAACTGTAAAGGTGAATGATATGCATGGAATTGTTTCTACTGGGAACGTTGCCTCTACTGCTGAGAAGAATCCAACTGAAGTTAGAAATGCAATCCTTTTGCACCAAAGACTCCTCCAAGATCAGCAACAGGCTTCTACTACATCTGGGTTCAATTCTTTAGCAAAGCAG AACGCAGATTTCCTTTCATTGGCAGCTGAAAGTTATGTGATCAAAGGCACTAATGGTGCTACTATTGCTGGTCATAACCTTGAAATGCCTGTAACCTCACAGAAACATCCCGCCCTGCATTTCTTGCTTCCCCAGAATGGTTATTCATCTGCACCTTATCGTTACAATCCTGCAACAGCAGCAACTCAGCAG GTTCTGCTGCCTCCATATCTTGGAGGTGCGTCATTTTGTCCGTCAAGAGAAGCTACTATGGCCTTACCAAGACAAATGTCGCAGCAGAATGAACTACAAAATGCCCATTTCGCTGCTCAGTACAAGTTTGGTGGAGGCTCTACCTCACAAATGCGAGACTGGCAAAATGCAGGGCGACCAATGCCTATCTTTGTGCCTTCTCAAGCTCAATTGGCagcttcttcttcctccatgGAAGCACTTTCTTCCAAGTATGTTCCACCCTTGTTGAACGAGCAGGAGCTAATGTCCATTTCTACTTCACGAGCTACTTCAAGGATCAGAGGACAATATTACAGTTTCCCTTCTGGCTTGGAAGGAAGCGGAAATGGACTCTACCCCAATAGTGTCCCTTCATTGCAGCTTCTTTGCAATGATCGTCGTTAA